The following are from one region of the Dermacentor albipictus isolate Rhodes 1998 colony chromosome 5, USDA_Dalb.pri_finalv2, whole genome shotgun sequence genome:
- the LOC135916230 gene encoding uncharacterized protein isoform X3 has protein sequence MAYVIAEFVEDKQVEVVPVTWVEGDKCAWPDNLKGNRVTSLVKKSVPPDTFWKCYSVAVKGVFATYEQARAKLNDSQYTSDLGTGSEMSQGRRTRRPPAQWSDSDEPDTPPPPKKAKQSSSKQIPAPPSNFPLDVNDMPQGGAGGPSSHSADGSRSYTAGGSSSHSDQRTCVPSGSPDELSNNSFKKHVLRLLNIVRFTQQHHGDLLEKLCNMYAKQPLGGTDPLIECPFRSLEDFMAFDESLDKEKTASLVHEFTDLGGRNASAATKRILAYTLHDDLATLFSWVGRKGKLSFSSLKTTAAIIVAARRMTEGSTNDIEDTIKSWLRHAPERAGSHKKPSAEVCLPQE, from the exons ATGGCTTATGTGATCGCTGAGTTCGTTGAGGACAAACAGGTGGAGGTGGTGCCAGTGACCTGGGTGGAGGGTGACAAGTGTGCGTGGCCCGACAACCTCAAAGGCAACAGAGTGACATCCTTAGTAAAGAAATCTGTACCACCAGACACCTTCTGGAAGTGCTACAGCGTAGCAGTGAAAGGGGTATTTG CAACATATGAACAAGCAAGGGCCAAACTTAATGACAGCCAGTATACATCAGACCTGGGCACAGGATCGGAAATGTCTCAAGGAAGAAGGACAAGGAGGCCACCAGCTCAGTGGTCTGACTCGGATGAGCCTGACACACCACCGCCACCCAAGAAGGCCAAGCAAAGCTCCAGCAAGCAAATTCCAGCTCCACCAAGCAACTTCCCACTAG ATGTGAATGACATGCCGCAAGGTGGTGCAGGTGGCCCTAGTTCACACAGTGCAGATGGCTCCAGATCATACACTGCAGGTGGCTCTAGCTCACACA GTGACCAACGGACTTGTGTACCCTCAGGTTCCCCTGACGAACTTTCAAACAATA GCTTCAAGAAGCATGTGCTCCGACTGCTCAACATCGTACGTTTTACGCAACAACACCATGGGGATTTGCTTGAGAAGTTGTGCAACATGTATGCAAAGCAGCCTCTTGGTGGAACTGATCCACTCATCGAGTGCCCCTTCCGCAGCTTGGAAGATTTTATGGCTTTTGATGAAAGCCTGGACAAAGAGAAGACTGCGAGTTTG GTTCACGAGTTCACAGACCTTGGAGGGAGGAATGCCAGTGCAGCGACAAAGCGTATTCTTGCGTACACCCTTCATGATGACCTGGCCACACTTTTTTCGTGGGTTGGCCGAAAGGGGAAACTTAGTTTCTCTAGTCTGAAGACTACAGCTGCAATTATTG TTGCTGCAAGACGGATGACAGAAGGCAGCACTAACGATATTGAAGACACCATCAaatcgtggctaaggcatgctcCAGAAAGGGCCGGTAGCCATAAGAAGCCAAGCGCTGAGGTCTGCCTGCCTCAAG AATAA
- the LOC135916230 gene encoding uncharacterized protein isoform X2 translates to MAYVIAEFVEDKQVEVVPVTWVEGDKCAWPDNLKGNRVTSLVKKSVPPDTFWKCYSVAVKGVFATYEQARAKLNDSQYTSDLGTGSEMSQGRRTRRPPAQWSDSDEPDTPPPPKKAKQSSSKQIPAPPSNFPLGLSSASAVQQDSCEESEDVNDMPQGGAGGPSSHSADGSRSYTAGGSSSHSDQRTCVPSGSPDELSNNSFKKHVLRLLNIVRFTQQHHGDLLEKLCNMYAKQPLGGTDPLIECPFRSLEDFMAFDESLDKEKTASLVHEFTDLGGRNASAATKRILAYTLHDDLATLFSWVGRKGKLSFSSLKTTAAIIVAARRMTEGSTNDIEDTIKSWLRHAPERAGSHKKPSAEVCLPQE, encoded by the exons ATGGCTTATGTGATCGCTGAGTTCGTTGAGGACAAACAGGTGGAGGTGGTGCCAGTGACCTGGGTGGAGGGTGACAAGTGTGCGTGGCCCGACAACCTCAAAGGCAACAGAGTGACATCCTTAGTAAAGAAATCTGTACCACCAGACACCTTCTGGAAGTGCTACAGCGTAGCAGTGAAAGGGGTATTTG CAACATATGAACAAGCAAGGGCCAAACTTAATGACAGCCAGTATACATCAGACCTGGGCACAGGATCGGAAATGTCTCAAGGAAGAAGGACAAGGAGGCCACCAGCTCAGTGGTCTGACTCGGATGAGCCTGACACACCACCGCCACCCAAGAAGGCCAAGCAAAGCTCCAGCAAGCAAATTCCAGCTCCACCAAGCAACTTCCCACTAG GCCTCTCTTCTGCTTCTGCAGTGCAGCAAGACAGCTGTGAAGAGTCTGAAG ATGTGAATGACATGCCGCAAGGTGGTGCAGGTGGCCCTAGTTCACACAGTGCAGATGGCTCCAGATCATACACTGCAGGTGGCTCTAGCTCACACA GTGACCAACGGACTTGTGTACCCTCAGGTTCCCCTGACGAACTTTCAAACAATA GCTTCAAGAAGCATGTGCTCCGACTGCTCAACATCGTACGTTTTACGCAACAACACCATGGGGATTTGCTTGAGAAGTTGTGCAACATGTATGCAAAGCAGCCTCTTGGTGGAACTGATCCACTCATCGAGTGCCCCTTCCGCAGCTTGGAAGATTTTATGGCTTTTGATGAAAGCCTGGACAAAGAGAAGACTGCGAGTTTG GTTCACGAGTTCACAGACCTTGGAGGGAGGAATGCCAGTGCAGCGACAAAGCGTATTCTTGCGTACACCCTTCATGATGACCTGGCCACACTTTTTTCGTGGGTTGGCCGAAAGGGGAAACTTAGTTTCTCTAGTCTGAAGACTACAGCTGCAATTATTG TTGCTGCAAGACGGATGACAGAAGGCAGCACTAACGATATTGAAGACACCATCAaatcgtggctaaggcatgctcCAGAAAGGGCCGGTAGCCATAAGAAGCCAAGCGCTGAGGTCTGCCTGCCTCAAG AATAA
- the LOC135916230 gene encoding uncharacterized protein isoform X1, with the protein MAYVIAEFVEDKQVEVVPVTWVEGDKCAWPDNLKGNRVTSLVKKSVPPDTFWKCYSVAVKGVFATYEQARAKLNDSQYTSDLGTGSEMSQGRRTRRPPAQWSDSDEPDTPPPPKKAKQSSSKQIPAPPSNFPLGLSSASAVQQDSCEESEGSLQSLSADVNDMPQGGAGGPSSHSADGSRSYTAGGSSSHSDQRTCVPSGSPDELSNNSFKKHVLRLLNIVRFTQQHHGDLLEKLCNMYAKQPLGGTDPLIECPFRSLEDFMAFDESLDKEKTASLVHEFTDLGGRNASAATKRILAYTLHDDLATLFSWVGRKGKLSFSSLKTTAAIIVAARRMTEGSTNDIEDTIKSWLRHAPERAGSHKKPSAEVCLPQE; encoded by the exons ATGGCTTATGTGATCGCTGAGTTCGTTGAGGACAAACAGGTGGAGGTGGTGCCAGTGACCTGGGTGGAGGGTGACAAGTGTGCGTGGCCCGACAACCTCAAAGGCAACAGAGTGACATCCTTAGTAAAGAAATCTGTACCACCAGACACCTTCTGGAAGTGCTACAGCGTAGCAGTGAAAGGGGTATTTG CAACATATGAACAAGCAAGGGCCAAACTTAATGACAGCCAGTATACATCAGACCTGGGCACAGGATCGGAAATGTCTCAAGGAAGAAGGACAAGGAGGCCACCAGCTCAGTGGTCTGACTCGGATGAGCCTGACACACCACCGCCACCCAAGAAGGCCAAGCAAAGCTCCAGCAAGCAAATTCCAGCTCCACCAAGCAACTTCCCACTAG GCCTCTCTTCTGCTTCTGCAGTGCAGCAAGACAGCTGTGAAGAGTCTGAAG GTTCACTGCAATCACTCTCTGCAGATGTGAATGACATGCCGCAAGGTGGTGCAGGTGGCCCTAGTTCACACAGTGCAGATGGCTCCAGATCATACACTGCAGGTGGCTCTAGCTCACACA GTGACCAACGGACTTGTGTACCCTCAGGTTCCCCTGACGAACTTTCAAACAATA GCTTCAAGAAGCATGTGCTCCGACTGCTCAACATCGTACGTTTTACGCAACAACACCATGGGGATTTGCTTGAGAAGTTGTGCAACATGTATGCAAAGCAGCCTCTTGGTGGAACTGATCCACTCATCGAGTGCCCCTTCCGCAGCTTGGAAGATTTTATGGCTTTTGATGAAAGCCTGGACAAAGAGAAGACTGCGAGTTTG GTTCACGAGTTCACAGACCTTGGAGGGAGGAATGCCAGTGCAGCGACAAAGCGTATTCTTGCGTACACCCTTCATGATGACCTGGCCACACTTTTTTCGTGGGTTGGCCGAAAGGGGAAACTTAGTTTCTCTAGTCTGAAGACTACAGCTGCAATTATTG TTGCTGCAAGACGGATGACAGAAGGCAGCACTAACGATATTGAAGACACCATCAaatcgtggctaaggcatgctcCAGAAAGGGCCGGTAGCCATAAGAAGCCAAGCGCTGAGGTCTGCCTGCCTCAAG AATAA